Proteins encoded together in one Orbaceae bacterium lpD01 window:
- the tcdA gene encoding tRNA cyclic N6-threonylcarbamoyladenosine(37) synthase TcdA has protein sequence MHSFSEAYYRRFSGIARLYGENSLLKFSTSHVCVIGLGGVGSWAAEALARSGIGRLTLIDMDDICLTNTNRQIHALHNEIGSQKTEAMAQRIKLINPECYVEVIDDFINPENMVEYLGTKNERHFDYVLDAIDSVKDKAALIAYCKRNKIKLITIGGAGGQKDPTQIKIADLAKTVQDPLAAKVRERLKNQHGLKKDSKGKYGISCVFSTEQLTYPQQDGGVCFDKKQADGTKKMDCASGFGAITTVTATFGFVAVARILDKLANE, from the coding sequence ATGCATTCATTTTCAGAGGCTTATTACCGCCGATTTAGTGGTATTGCGCGATTATATGGCGAAAATTCGCTGCTTAAATTTTCAACATCTCATGTTTGTGTGATTGGTCTAGGCGGGGTTGGTTCTTGGGCAGCAGAGGCCTTAGCCCGTAGTGGCATTGGTCGTTTAACGCTTATCGATATGGATGATATCTGCCTGACTAATACCAATCGACAAATTCATGCTTTACACAATGAGATTGGATCACAAAAAACGGAAGCGATGGCGCAGCGGATTAAGCTGATTAATCCGGAATGTTACGTTGAAGTTATCGATGATTTTATCAATCCAGAGAATATGGTTGAATACCTAGGGACAAAAAATGAGCGCCATTTTGACTATGTACTTGATGCTATTGATAGCGTAAAAGATAAAGCCGCATTAATTGCCTATTGTAAAAGAAATAAAATTAAACTAATAACGATTGGTGGGGCAGGTGGTCAAAAAGACCCAACGCAAATTAAGATCGCTGATTTGGCCAAAACCGTTCAAGATCCTTTAGCAGCTAAAGTACGTGAACGTTTGAAAAATCAACATGGACTAAAAAAAGACAGCAAAGGTAAGTATGGTATTAGCTGTGTATTTTCGACAGAGCAACTCACTTATCCTCAGCAAGATGGTGGTGTTTGTTTTGATAAAAAACAGGCCGATGGAACTAAAAAAATGGATTGTGCTTCCGGTTTTGGCGCTATTACCACGGTAACGGCAACCTTTGGATTTGTCGCCGTTGCGCGTATTTTAGATAAATTAGCCAATGAGTAA
- the mltA gene encoding murein transglycosylase A: MTSTWFLRFILTILILLAAGCSHHATVQGQQYGDEQFSQPLNPVQLFPVTPVNISDYQKQIALIKATSPSLYCQYHEIYLAIAQWLKQNPEQTHLNQVGLTTYELAGQDNWGNTHLTGYYTPVLKARHKPDDTFRYPLYAKPVNGGAQLPSRAEIYQGALAGQGLELAYTSSLIDNFIMEVQGSGYIDFENGEPLVFFSYAGKNNRAYQSIGRLLVEQGEIPKKKISMQAIKGWAEKQRPDIILNLLQQNESFVFFVPKFSAPVIGASGIPLVAKAAVASDRSLIPSGSVLLVEVPLLNEKGVFNGQRELRLMTALDVGGAIKGHHLDIYQGIGHEAGELAGFYNHYGRVWLIQPAKNSHLNVETSCQR; the protein is encoded by the coding sequence ATGACATCAACATGGTTTTTGCGTTTTATATTGACGATTTTGATTTTACTTGCTGCCGGATGTAGTCATCACGCAACGGTGCAGGGGCAGCAGTATGGTGATGAGCAATTTTCGCAGCCGCTCAATCCAGTACAATTATTCCCTGTCACGCCGGTGAATATCAGTGATTATCAAAAACAGATTGCCTTAATCAAAGCCACCTCACCTTCGCTTTATTGTCAATATCATGAGATTTATTTAGCCATCGCACAATGGCTTAAACAGAATCCTGAACAGACGCATTTAAACCAAGTTGGTTTGACAACTTATGAACTTGCCGGGCAGGATAATTGGGGGAATACTCATCTGACCGGATATTACACGCCGGTCTTAAAAGCACGTCACAAGCCTGATGATACGTTTCGTTACCCATTATATGCTAAACCTGTGAATGGTGGTGCGCAATTACCGTCAAGAGCCGAGATATATCAAGGTGCGTTAGCCGGACAGGGCTTGGAATTAGCCTATACCAGTTCCTTAATAGATAACTTTATTATGGAAGTACAAGGGAGTGGTTATATCGATTTTGAAAATGGTGAGCCATTAGTCTTTTTTAGCTATGCCGGTAAAAATAATCGTGCTTATCAAAGTATTGGTCGTCTACTAGTTGAACAGGGCGAAATTCCCAAGAAAAAGATTTCCATGCAAGCGATTAAAGGGTGGGCCGAAAAACAGCGTCCAGACATCATTCTTAATTTGTTACAACAAAATGAATCTTTTGTCTTTTTTGTACCGAAATTTTCAGCTCCGGTGATTGGCGCATCTGGTATCCCATTGGTAGCAAAAGCGGCAGTCGCTTCGGATCGCAGTTTGATACCGTCAGGATCAGTTTTATTGGTTGAAGTGCCGTTATTGAATGAAAAGGGTGTGTTTAATGGACAAAGAGAGCTGCGATTAATGACGGCACTTGATGTTGGTGGGGCGATTAAGGGTCATCACCTGGATATATACCAAGGTATTGGTCATGAGGCTGGTGAGCTAGCCGGATTTTATAATCATTATGGTCGAGTGTGGCTTATTCAGCCCGCTAAAAATAGTCATCTTAATGTCGAGACATCTTGTCAGAGGTAA